aataaaatcaaaatctgGCACACGAACTCCAATGCTTTCCAAGCCAGGATTAAGAGATCTCTCTAATATACTGTTGTTACCTACATGTAAACAAATGAAGGGTTTACTCGACATATTATGCTGGTTAAGAAATATGCAAGCTAGCAGTTTTGAAGAATAGGGTGGTATCCATACCTCGTTTTAAAACAACCGTGACAGGCCCAGGAAGTAGACTATCAAGCAAACCATGGGGTAGATGATCCACAACAGCAAAACGTGATATATCTGGGACATCAGCAACACAAATTGCAAGAGGCCGCGTCTGTACGCGTCCTTTTATCTCATATATTCGATTAACTGCTTCTGCAGAGCTGTCATGAAAATTGAAGAGGCCCATTTAAAAAAGAGCCAATGATGAATGCAGCCAACAGGTTAGAGAATCTCCAAAACGGAAGCCATAGCTTAAAATGATGAAAGTTACAAAACATTGATTCCAACTCTAAATGAAAGTGAGGTTCAATAGTAACTGGTGAAGGTTTCCAAACTCTTTGTGAATATTTCCGTTACATGCAAACTCATCATAACTAGAATCTAGATTTACTGGTCAGAGTTTCTTTTAAGGGGTTGGCTGTGTTAGACATCTAATCACATCATTGCAGAAGGTGCTAAGAATTGGAGTTAACACGGGAAAAATAAGACAATGAACCAAGTGAGCAGATTAAAATTATTGGCACAAAATGTACTTTGAGAAACACTAACCATGCATCACAAGCAAAACCATATATCGTATCGGTGGGCACCGCAATCACTTGCCCCCTGTTAATGGAGTCAATTGCCTTCATGACGTGATCAGTTGTAGCTGGAAGGATGTGTCCTCCTGTAGCTTCTATTCGGTGTGTCACATTATCTGACAGCCTTACTGAACAGGACTTTGTCTCATGTTGCGATGATAATCTGCTGACCTTAAAAAAACTGAGCAAAACAAGTGTTTCAGTGCAGTAAACTGAATGAAACATTTCAAGAAAGGAAACACATAGTTCTCCTGTGTGCTAGAAGAGATCTCCATAAACAACATAGAATTTACATAATAACTAGGAATCTGCTGAAAAGGATTCTgtgaataattaataatatataaatcaagTCAAATCTTAAGCAATCAGGTTAAGTTGAGCGCGTCAcattaaaacaaatatgataaatttggGAGAGCAAAGGAATTAATGACGAAATTTCCTCCTTACTATTGTAATGTAGTGAAGTACTCGGGAAACCAAGAAAGCGCCAATTTTCTTGCGATTGAAGAAAAATACAGAATCTTATGTGCATATTTAGCATCGATAACTCGTGATTTTGCTAGAATACCATCATTAATATGGGCTTCAATAAAATGTCACCATTAATAGAGTGCTAAAACCGGATATGTCATTTTCTCCATTTATGGGTTTTTCATATTGTTTTGGATGGATGTCAGTTTTTTTCGGACTAAAATGCCCCTGGCACATATTTCTTGTCCTCTTCTGGATGGTAATGTGCAGGAGCTGGAAGCCTCTCTATCTCTCGCCGCACGGTTGCTCGCAGCTAGGGTTTGATCACGAAATCAGATAGTCAACGCTGCGACATAAGAACCCCATAGTTCGATTTTAGGATTCATGTTTATCTGTGCTACTAAGCTACTCATTCAACAGAATGATGAATTGTTTGCAACAAATACATATACTAGATATTTATCTTTGTTAGTGCCCAGCAACTCGGTCGATGAATTGTTTGCAAAT
This is a stretch of genomic DNA from Oryza brachyantha chromosome 1, ObraRS2, whole genome shotgun sequence. It encodes these proteins:
- the LOC102705207 gene encoding yrdC domain-containing protein, mitochondrial-like translates to MPSSPFLGACIVAASGQHPLRRPSAWMTASTGAPTTRAGRRLTSLPSPRMTPPASGSPGLSPSSSFFKVSRLSSQHETKSCSVRLSDNVTHRIEATGGHILPATTDHVMKAIDSINRGQVIAVPTDTIYGFACDACSAEAVNRIYEIKGRVQTRPLAICVADVPDISRFAVVDHLPHGLLDSLLPGPVTVVLKRGNNSILERSLNPGLESIGVRVPDFDFIRAISSGAGSALALTSANLSGRPSSVNVKDFEDLWPHCSYVFDGGILPSGRAGSTIVDLITPGLYEILRDGSSRQETAAVLGKFGFVESS